The window GCGGCAGACCTCGAGGCCGTCCACCGCGGGAAGCATCAGGTCGAGCACGATCAGGTCCGGGGGCTCGCGCCGGGCCGACCGCAGGGCATCCTCGCCGCTGTCGACGCACTCGACGACGTAGCCCTCCTTGGTGAGGTTGTAGCGGACGAGTTCGAGCAGGTCCTCCTCGTCGTCCACGACGAGGATCCGCGGCGGATCGGAATCCGGCTGGGTGGCCTTCCCCTTGGCGGGAGTCGGTCTGGCGTATTCGCCCTGGTTCGGCATGACGCTGGAAAACCCCGGTGACGGCGATGCACCCCTGCATCGCCGCCGGATTATCGCCGCCGGCCGCGGATCGTGAAAGCGTGAGAATTCGGTGAGACCTGACGCCGCCGGGCCGGTCTGGGGGCAGTCCCAGACACAAGCCTTGACGCCTTGACTTTGTGCCATGCGGGCCAGCCACCACAGATGGGCAAGGTGGCTCAGAAGCTTGCGCAGCCTTCCTCGATTCGTTGGCTGGCACCTCTGCTATTTGGAGAGAGCAGCACCGTTTTCCTCGCAGGATTCACGCCGGCTTGGAGGCTGGAACGCCGGCCGCGGTGGCGGCCGCAGCCAGTCTGGCGTCGAGCGTTGCCAGCGGAAGGCCATGCCTGAGCGCGAGCTCCAGGTAAGTCGCGTCATAGACCGAGAGTCGGTGCGATCGGGCCAGATGCAACGATTGCAGCCATGCCCGACTCGCCGTCTCGTCATCCAGAGCGATCGGAAGGGCTGCGAGCAGGCGCAGGAATGTCGTCACCTTGGCCTCCGTCGCACGGCTTCGCTGGCCACCTACGCCGGCTCCCTGGGCATGGGCAACCCCTCACGGATTCCGCCGTCAAAAACGTCAACTACAATGTGCTCTCGGCAGGAAAAGCCGCGTCAGAATCGCCGGCCTTCCTCGATCAAGTCGCGAATCGTCACGCCTTTCCCGAGTGTGTTGCCTCGCCTCAGCGCCTTGATTTCGGCAATCACTGCCGTGACGTCTTTGGCAGCCTCGTCAGGTGGCGGCGTCAGCAGGGCAGCGGGGCGGCCGTGGCGGGTAATCAGAATGCGTTTTCCCTGCGCCACCTGGTCGAGCAGTTCGGAGAAATGGGTTCTGGCTTCGTAATCGCTGATCGACGACATGCAGCCGGCACGTCGAGCTGGTTCGTGAGCGTCACGACAGCAGGAGCTCGACGTCCTCGGCCGTCAGGCTGCCGATCATCCCCTCGTCGGCGCGGACGATCGAATCGGCGAGGTCGCGTTTCCGGTCCTGAAGGGCCACGATCTTCTCCTCCACCGTGTCGCGGGCGATGAGCCGGTAGGCGAACACCCGCCGCGTCTGCCCGATGCGATGCGCCCGATCGACGGCCTGGGCCTCCACCGCCGGATTCCACCACGGATCGAGGATGTAGATGTAGTCGGCGGCGGTCAGGTTGAGACCCTGGCCCCCCGCCTTGAGGCTGACGAGAAACAGCCGGCAGTCCGGATCCTCCTGGAAGCGGGCGACCCGGGCCTGGCGGTCGGTCGTGCGGCCGTCGAGATACTCGTAGACGATGCCCCGCTCCTCGAGCTGCCGGCGCAGGATGGCGAGGAAGCTGGTGAACTGGCTGAAGACGAGCACCTTGTGCCCCTCGTCGATCAC of the Planctomycetia bacterium genome contains:
- a CDS encoding antitoxin; amino-acid sequence: MSSISDYEARTHFSELLDQVAQGKRILITRHGRPAALLTPPPDEAAKDVTAVIAEIKALRRGNTLGKGVTIRDLIEEGRRF